A single genomic interval of Primulina huaijiensis isolate GDHJ02 chromosome 7, ASM1229523v2, whole genome shotgun sequence harbors:
- the LOC140981552 gene encoding uncharacterized protein, translating to MSLDEIVKALAENTQKFQQETRASIQNLSTQGGQLATAIHKLEAQNSGSLLSQTVVNPRENVNAITLRNCKELEVQEIRVQASAKQNEENEIKIEDKIINQDDAPKGKFSPLFEYKHILPFSLALNRKCESIKELNDTLRRGEVNIPSLDTIKPVPRCAKFLKELCTTQKRNKLKDCKREKIGEHVYVVIQKTIPIKCSDPGMFSIPCTIGDTRLEKAMLDLGASVNVIPDSVYNYLELGPLTETGIVIQLADRSTVYPRGVIEDVLVKVENLVFPADFYVLDMENDDLNSQILLGRPFLKTSKSVINVNSGTLTIKFDGEIAKFNIYDTMKYPLSESTINTLDIANHLSQENSKFVDKNDLEEIIERHVENSNTRFSLSDSQISKIERRLPPDQLKHVLMKKGGNIQG from the coding sequence ATGTCCCTAGATGAAATTGTGAAGGCCTTAGCTGAGAACACTCAAAAATTTCAACAGGAAACGAGGGCTAGCATTCAGAATTTGAGCACTCAAGGGGGACAGTTAGCGACCGCAATTCACAAGTTGGAAGCACAAAATTCAGGTAGTCTACTTTCTCAGACAGTGGTGAATCCAAGGGAGAATGTGAATGCAATTACTTTGAGAAATTGTAAAGAATTGGAGGTTCAAGAAATTAGGGTACAAGCATCAGCCAAgcaaaatgaagaaaatgagataaaaattgaggataaaataatcaatcaaGATGATGCTCCAAAAGGTAAGTTTTCTCCTCTATTTGAGTATAAACATATTCTCCCATTCTCTCTTGCATTGAATAGGAAGTGTGAAAGTATTAAGGAGTTGAATGACACTTTACGTAGAGGCGAGGTAAATATTCCTTCATTAGATACTATTAAACCAGTACCTCGttgtgcaaaatttttaaaagaattgtGTACTACACAGAAGAGAAATAAGTTGAAGGACTGTAAAAGAGAAAAGATAGGAGAACATGTTTATGTTGTTATTCAAAAAACTATTCCTATCAAATGCAGTGATCCAGGTATGTTTTCTATCCCTTGTACTATTGGTGATACTAGACTTGAAAAGGCTATGTTGGATTTGGGTGCTTCTGTCAATGTCATACCTGATTCtgtttataattatttggaacttGGACCTCTGACTGAAACCGGCATTGTGATTCAATTGGCTGATAGGTCCACTGTTTATCCTAGAGGTGTAATTGAAGATGTTCTCGTGAAAGTTGAAAATTTGGTTTTTCCTGCTGACTTTTATGTGCTTGACATGGAAAATGATGATTTAAACAGTCAAATTTTACTAGGAAGACCatttttgaaaacttcaaaGTCTGTCATAAATGTTAATAGTGGTACCCTTACTATAAAATTTGATGGTGAGATTGCTAAGTTTAATATTTACGATACCATGAAATATCCTCTTAGTGAAAGCACTATTAATACTCTTGATATCGCTAATCacttgtcacaagaaaattcaaaatttgtgGATAAGAATGATTTAGAGGAGATTATTGAAAGACATGTTGAAAATTCTAATACTAGATTTTCTCTCTCTGATTCGCAGATATCTAAAATTGAGCGAAGACTCCCTCCAGATCAACTCAAGCATGTACTCATGAAAAAAGGAGGAAATATTCAAGGATAG